A genome region from Nocardioides cynanchi includes the following:
- a CDS encoding threonine aldolase family protein — protein sequence MDDEQMERLRAAVKGCETSVFWHPSRTPVEVLRRLADDAEALDVQQWDVYAERGPVAQVETQVAELLGKPAAAFFPSGIMAQQAALRVWCDRSGSRRVAIPDTSHLLEHEDDGPRRLHGFEFEHLTRGRTTATADHLRGLSPGLGAALVEMPLRDAGCMLPPWDDLTALSAAARELGVPLHADGARIWESQPYYDRPLAEIAAQFDSIYVSFYKGLEGLAGAALAGPEDVVDEARRWRKRMGGTLFHLTPFAVSALAGLRDRLPRMGEYAAWARALATEASAVGLRPWPEPPHTNTFLIHAEGEEDAVTERLISFMERERIQPCGGWWAADVPGFVVTEVAVHDAALEHDPAQVAAWLLDVTRG from the coding sequence GTGGACGACGAGCAGATGGAGCGCCTGCGGGCTGCGGTCAAGGGGTGCGAGACCTCCGTGTTCTGGCACCCGTCCCGGACACCGGTCGAGGTGCTGCGCAGGCTCGCCGACGACGCCGAGGCGCTCGACGTCCAGCAGTGGGACGTCTACGCCGAGCGCGGGCCGGTCGCCCAGGTCGAGACCCAGGTGGCCGAGCTGCTCGGGAAGCCCGCGGCCGCGTTCTTCCCGAGCGGGATCATGGCCCAGCAGGCGGCCCTCCGGGTCTGGTGCGACCGCTCCGGCTCCAGGCGGGTCGCGATCCCCGACACCTCGCACCTGCTCGAGCACGAGGACGACGGGCCGCGGCGGCTGCACGGCTTCGAGTTCGAGCACCTGACCCGGGGGCGCACCACCGCCACCGCCGACCATCTGCGTGGCCTCTCCCCGGGCCTGGGAGCCGCGCTGGTCGAGATGCCGCTGCGCGACGCCGGCTGCATGCTCCCGCCGTGGGACGACCTGACCGCTCTGTCCGCGGCCGCCCGGGAGCTCGGCGTACCCCTGCATGCCGACGGGGCCCGGATCTGGGAGTCGCAGCCCTACTACGACCGGCCGCTGGCCGAGATCGCGGCCCAGTTCGACAGCATCTACGTCTCGTTCTACAAGGGGCTCGAAGGGCTGGCCGGTGCCGCTCTCGCCGGCCCCGAGGACGTCGTCGACGAAGCCCGGCGCTGGCGCAAGCGGATGGGCGGCACGCTCTTCCACCTCACGCCGTTCGCCGTCTCCGCGCTGGCCGGGCTGCGGGACCGGCTGCCGCGGATGGGGGAGTACGCCGCGTGGGCACGCGCCCTGGCCACCGAGGCGTCGGCGGTCGGCCTCCGCCCGTGGCCCGAGCCGCCGCACACCAACACGTTCCTGATCCACGCCGAGGGCGAGGAGGACGCCGTGACGGAGCGGCTGATCTCGTTCATGGAGCGCGAGCGGATCCAGCCCTGCGGCGGCTGGTGGGCCGCCGACGTGCCGGGCTTCGTGGTCACCGAGGTCGCGGTCCACGACGCCGCCCTGGAGCACGACCCCGCGCAGGTGGCGGCCTGGCTGCTCGACGTGACCCGTGGCTGA
- a CDS encoding GNAT family N-acetyltransferase, whose translation MADRVVTGETIDAALPAMHAVTSRLTPVVWQHPGQVSWSARYALPEDLQHGPVRVFTDAGGPVGWAWLESPTWMEWCVDPAYPDLAHEAVAWFLGSTTESTVRTSYLDTEPHLGTALEAAGFVEEPDVWFVQHTLDLADLRPVPDVPGYALRAVRQGEAEARAACHRGSWSATSKVTTGAYERLMATPPYRAGLDWVAVTAEGEMVASCCVWLDDVSGIALVEPVGCRPEHRRRGLASAVSLAALHAARDAGGRTGLVRPRGDDDYPEPGRVYRGIGFRPGPRTHDLVLHRA comes from the coding sequence GTGGCTGACCGGGTGGTCACCGGGGAGACCATCGACGCGGCCCTGCCGGCGATGCACGCCGTCACCTCGCGACTGACCCCCGTGGTCTGGCAGCACCCCGGCCAGGTGAGCTGGAGCGCCCGCTACGCGCTACCGGAGGACCTCCAGCACGGGCCGGTCCGGGTCTTCACCGATGCCGGAGGGCCGGTCGGCTGGGCCTGGCTCGAGAGCCCCACGTGGATGGAGTGGTGCGTCGACCCGGCGTACCCCGATCTGGCCCACGAGGCCGTCGCCTGGTTCCTGGGGTCGACCACGGAGAGCACCGTGCGCACCTCCTACCTCGACACCGAGCCCCACCTCGGCACGGCACTCGAGGCGGCCGGCTTCGTGGAGGAGCCGGACGTCTGGTTCGTCCAGCACACCCTCGACCTCGCTGACCTCCGTCCCGTGCCGGACGTGCCCGGCTACGCGCTGCGCGCCGTACGACAGGGTGAGGCGGAGGCCCGGGCGGCGTGCCACCGGGGCTCGTGGTCGGCGACCTCGAAGGTGACCACCGGCGCCTACGAGCGGCTGATGGCGACGCCGCCCTATCGCGCCGGGCTCGACTGGGTGGCGGTCACGGCCGAGGGCGAGATGGTCGCGTCGTGCTGCGTCTGGCTGGACGACGTCTCCGGGATCGCGCTGGTCGAGCCGGTCGGCTGTCGCCCCGAGCACCGCCGTCGGGGCCTGGCGAGCGCGGTCAGCCTGGCCGCCCTCCACGCCGCGCGCGACGCCGGTGGCCGCACGGGGCTGGTCCGGCCGCGCGGTGACGACGACTACCCCGAACCGGGCCGGGTCTACCGGGGGATCGGGTTCCGGCCCGGGCCGCGGACCCACGACCTGGTGCTGCACCGAGCCTAG
- a CDS encoding aldo/keto reductase, with the protein MKTRQIGNDQVGRVEVGAIGLGLMTFDQSGTQPRDQLAATVRAALDAGVTLFDTADAYGPGDELGPDTQGANERLIAGLLDELGVRDRVLLATKGGHVRTGEDATWDTDSSRDHLRRAVDASLGRLGVEQIALWQHHRPDPDTSYDEVIETLREIHASGKVAMIGLSNADPDQIRAAHRVLGDALVSVQNQFSPAYRSSRPEIDVCTELGLAFLPWSPLGGLGDAKALAEQHPAFAEVAEQRGVSAQRVALAWELAQSPVVIPIPGAKRPESIIDSAAAADLELTTDELARLDAD; encoded by the coding sequence GTGAAGACACGACAGATCGGCAACGACCAGGTCGGGCGCGTCGAGGTGGGTGCGATCGGGCTCGGCCTGATGACCTTCGACCAGTCCGGCACCCAGCCACGCGACCAGCTCGCGGCCACGGTCCGCGCGGCTCTCGACGCGGGGGTCACCCTGTTCGACACCGCCGACGCCTACGGGCCGGGCGACGAGTTGGGTCCCGACACCCAGGGCGCCAACGAGCGGCTGATCGCGGGACTGCTCGACGAGCTCGGGGTCCGCGACCGGGTGCTCCTGGCCACCAAGGGCGGGCATGTGCGGACCGGGGAGGACGCGACCTGGGACACCGACAGCAGCCGGGACCATCTGCGCCGGGCCGTCGACGCCAGCCTGGGCCGCCTGGGCGTCGAGCAGATCGCCCTCTGGCAGCACCACCGTCCCGACCCGGACACGTCGTACGACGAGGTGATCGAGACGCTGCGGGAGATCCACGCGTCGGGGAAGGTGGCGATGATCGGCCTCTCCAACGCCGATCCCGACCAGATCCGGGCGGCGCACCGGGTGCTCGGCGACGCACTGGTCAGCGTGCAGAACCAGTTCTCCCCGGCATACCGCAGCAGCCGACCCGAGATCGACGTGTGCACGGAGCTCGGGCTCGCGTTCCTGCCCTGGAGCCCGCTCGGCGGCCTCGGCGACGCCAAGGCACTGGCGGAGCAGCACCCGGCCTTCGCCGAGGTGGCGGAGCAGCGCGGCGTGAGCGCACAGCGGGTGGCGCTGGCCTGGGAGCTGGCGCAGTCCCCCGTGGTGATCCCGATCCCCGGCGCGAAGCGACCCGAGTCGATCATCGACTCGGCGGCCGCCGCGGACCTCGAGCTCACCACCGACGAGCTGGCGCGCCTGGACGCCGACTGA
- a CDS encoding DUF6390 family protein has translation MSAEGALQFARYAYPPNELGYCGPEGAQAMLVPGAEDDIAARARKFDGAWVYLEVLAEALGSDDPLAAAVVEAYWVGSDLLEKVPSGALVDRLLTRFASQPGGTWRESAGRALAHHSFQVFEVYPWAAMLRAGLPAGPAVSVLDRCRIRTGVVRSVHGESVTVGTSALAWDGAALAPGPVVDEVARWSSGGLSLIGAPAVDDVVALHWDWVCEVLTVDQAERIRRLDEVRRRAVGLVHPR, from the coding sequence GTGTCCGCCGAAGGCGCCCTGCAGTTCGCCCGTTACGCCTACCCGCCCAACGAGCTCGGGTACTGCGGGCCGGAGGGCGCGCAGGCGATGCTGGTCCCGGGCGCCGAGGACGACATCGCCGCGCGGGCGCGGAAGTTCGACGGGGCCTGGGTCTACCTCGAGGTCCTTGCCGAGGCGCTCGGCAGCGACGACCCTCTGGCTGCCGCGGTGGTCGAGGCCTACTGGGTCGGGTCGGACCTGCTCGAGAAGGTGCCGTCCGGAGCGCTGGTCGACCGGCTGCTCACCCGCTTCGCGAGCCAGCCCGGGGGCACCTGGCGCGAGTCGGCGGGACGGGCCCTGGCGCACCACAGCTTCCAGGTCTTCGAGGTGTATCCCTGGGCGGCGATGCTGCGGGCCGGCCTGCCTGCGGGGCCGGCCGTGTCGGTGCTGGACCGGTGCCGGATCCGGACCGGGGTGGTCCGCTCGGTCCATGGCGAGTCGGTCACGGTTGGGACGAGCGCCCTCGCCTGGGACGGGGCGGCCCTCGCACCCGGCCCGGTCGTGGACGAGGTTGCACGGTGGTCGTCGGGCGGGCTGAGCCTGATCGGCGCGCCGGCGGTCGACGACGTGGTCGCGCTGCACTGGGACTGGGTCTGCGAGGTGCTGACGGTCGACCAGGCCGAGCGGATCCGCCGGCTCGACGAGGTCCGGCGCCGGGCGGTGGGACTGGTACATCCGCGCTAG
- the hypE gene encoding hydrogenase expression/formation protein HypE — protein MTDDLDFEGWTCPLPLRDTPTVVMGHGGGGAMSGELIEHLFLPAFGGAARAELGDSAVLTVPPGRLAFSTDSFVVKPMFFPGGSIGDLAVNGTVNDLAMAGATPLYLSTAFILAEGTPLSEIGRVATAIGEAAEVAGVQLVTGDTKVVDSGSGDGIYVNTAGIGVIADGVDIGPHRARIGDAVLVSGDIGVHGIAVMSCREGLEFGTTIESDSAPLHGLVAEMLATGIDVRVLRDPTRGGVSATLNEIARASGVGIELVERDLPIPPGVRDACGLLGLDPLQVANEGKLLAIVPADRCDELLEVMRRHRYGVAACRIGTCVAEHPRMVVARTGLGGTRVIDLPIGEQLPRIC, from the coding sequence GTGACCGACGACCTCGACTTCGAGGGCTGGACCTGTCCGCTCCCCCTGCGTGACACCCCCACCGTCGTGATGGGCCACGGCGGCGGCGGTGCCATGTCGGGTGAGCTGATCGAGCACCTCTTCCTGCCGGCGTTCGGGGGCGCCGCCCGCGCCGAGCTCGGCGACTCCGCAGTGCTCACGGTGCCGCCCGGCCGGCTGGCGTTCTCGACGGACTCCTTCGTGGTCAAGCCGATGTTCTTCCCCGGCGGCTCGATCGGCGACCTCGCGGTCAACGGCACCGTCAACGACCTGGCCATGGCGGGGGCCACCCCGCTCTACCTCTCGACCGCGTTCATCCTGGCCGAAGGCACGCCACTCTCGGAGATTGGCCGGGTGGCCACGGCGATCGGCGAGGCCGCGGAGGTGGCCGGCGTGCAGCTGGTCACGGGTGACACCAAGGTGGTCGACAGCGGCAGCGGCGACGGCATCTACGTCAACACTGCCGGCATCGGCGTGATCGCCGACGGCGTCGACATCGGCCCCCACCGGGCCCGCATCGGCGACGCGGTCCTGGTCAGTGGCGACATCGGCGTGCACGGCATCGCGGTGATGAGCTGCCGCGAGGGGCTGGAGTTCGGCACGACGATCGAGAGCGACTCGGCGCCCCTCCACGGCCTGGTCGCGGAGATGCTGGCGACCGGGATCGACGTACGCGTGCTCAGGGACCCCACCCGCGGCGGCGTCTCGGCGACCCTGAACGAGATCGCCAGGGCGTCCGGCGTCGGCATCGAGCTGGTCGAGCGCGACCTCCCGATCCCACCCGGGGTGCGCGACGCGTGCGGGCTCCTCGGCCTCGACCCGCTCCAGGTCGCCAACGAGGGCAAGCTCCTCGCCATCGTCCCCGCCGACCGCTGCGACGAGCTCCTGGAGGTGATGCGTCGCCATCGGTACGGCGTCGCCGCCTGCCGGATCGGCACGTGCGTCGCGGAGCACCCACGGATGGTGGTGGCCCGCACCGGACTGGGCGGCACCCGCGTGATCGACCTCCCGATCGGCGAACAGCTCCCCCGGATCTGCTGA
- the hypD gene encoding hydrogenase formation protein HypD, with protein MKYLDEFSDPDLAARLVEQIHAVTTRPWALMEVCGGQTHSIIRHGIDQLLPDGVEMIHGPGCPVCVTPLETIDRALAIAAQPGVVFCSFGDMLRVPGSSQDLFSIKSAGGDVRVVYSPLDALRLARENPDREVVFFGIGFETTAPANAMTVYQAQRQGIANFSLLVSHVLVPPAIAAIMESPSCRVQAFLAAGHVCSVMGTSQYPPLADRYGVPIVVTGFEPLDILEGIRRTVTQLEEGRHELENAYPRAVPDEGNPTAMAMLRDVFEVTDRTWRGIGMIPGSGWKLSERYADLDAERRFSVTDLHTAESPLCRSGEVLQGLIKPHECAAFGQECTPRRPLGATMVSSEGACAAYYTYRRLDLLTTSP; from the coding sequence GTGAAGTACCTCGACGAGTTCAGCGACCCCGACCTCGCCGCCCGGCTGGTCGAGCAGATCCACGCGGTCACCACGCGGCCGTGGGCCCTGATGGAGGTCTGCGGCGGGCAGACCCACTCGATCATCCGGCACGGCATCGACCAGCTCCTGCCCGACGGTGTCGAGATGATCCACGGCCCGGGCTGCCCGGTCTGCGTGACGCCACTGGAGACCATCGACCGGGCGTTGGCGATCGCCGCCCAGCCGGGAGTGGTCTTCTGCTCCTTCGGCGACATGCTGCGGGTGCCCGGCAGCAGTCAGGACCTCTTCTCGATCAAGAGTGCCGGCGGCGACGTCCGGGTCGTCTACTCACCGCTGGACGCGCTCAGGCTGGCCCGCGAGAATCCGGACCGCGAGGTCGTCTTCTTCGGGATCGGCTTCGAGACGACCGCACCGGCGAACGCGATGACGGTCTACCAGGCCCAGCGCCAGGGCATCGCGAACTTCTCGCTGCTGGTCTCCCACGTCCTGGTGCCGCCGGCGATCGCCGCGATCATGGAGTCGCCGAGCTGCCGGGTGCAGGCGTTCCTGGCCGCGGGCCACGTCTGCAGCGTGATGGGCACCAGCCAGTACCCCCCGCTCGCCGACCGGTACGGCGTGCCGATCGTGGTCACCGGCTTCGAGCCGCTCGACATCCTCGAGGGGATCCGCCGGACCGTGACCCAGCTGGAGGAGGGCCGGCACGAGCTGGAGAACGCCTACCCCCGTGCCGTCCCCGACGAGGGGAACCCCACCGCGATGGCGATGTTGCGCGACGTCTTCGAGGTCACCGACCGCACCTGGCGCGGGATCGGGATGATCCCGGGGAGTGGCTGGAAGCTCTCGGAGCGGTACGCCGACCTCGACGCCGAGCGACGCTTCTCGGTCACCGACCTCCACACCGCCGAGTCGCCGTTGTGTCGCTCCGGCGAGGTGCTGCAGGGGCTGATCAAGCCGCACGAGTGCGCGGCGTTCGGCCAGGAGTGCACGCCCCGCCGGCCCCTCGGCGCGACGATGGTGTCCTCGGAGGGTGCCTGCGCGGCGTACTACACCTACCGCCGCCTCGACCTGCTGACCACCAGCCCGTGA
- a CDS encoding HypC/HybG/HupF family hydrogenase formation chaperone has protein sequence MCLAVPGRVLSLAEQDGTTMAQVDFGGVRKEVCLAYIPDIEVGEYVIVHVGFAIQRLDEKSAQETLASFAQLGILEEEFGDSLARAARQAQPPDGATS, from the coding sequence ATGTGCCTGGCAGTTCCCGGACGAGTGCTCTCCCTGGCCGAGCAGGACGGGACGACGATGGCCCAGGTGGACTTCGGGGGCGTCCGGAAGGAGGTCTGTCTCGCCTACATCCCCGACATCGAGGTCGGGGAGTACGTCATCGTCCACGTCGGCTTCGCGATCCAGCGGCTCGACGAGAAGTCCGCCCAGGAGACGCTGGCGAGCTTCGCGCAGCTGGGGATCCTCGAGGAGGAGTTCGGCGACAGCCTCGCCCGTGCCGCCCGGCAGGCCCAACCCCCCGACGGGGCCACGTCGTGA
- the hypF gene encoding carbamoyltransferase HypF, giving the protein MSTVDARDPDTVVRRQLVVRGVVQGVGFRPHVVALADLLGLSGTCRNDATGVVIEVEGAEPLVADFVTLLQRRAPPLARIVSVETAELTPTGRPGFAIGSSSDGAGERSMVPPDTATCDDCRHELEDPGDRRYRHPFITCTNCGPRFTITLDLPYDRPVTTMAGFPLCPACAQEYADPRDRRFHAQPIACHDCGPSLRVLGRDGVELASGTEGSLQATVAALRDGAIVAIKGLGGYHLACDASSGPATTALRERKQRPDQPFAVMVADLAGAERLVRVGGAAALLASAERPIVILPARPGAPVASCVAPGLDELGVMLAYTPVHHLLFAAPPDGTPGAPEALVMTSGNLSGEPLCFTEAEALTRLGAIADLFLTHDREIAVPCEDSVVAWVEPGDAMSVPVRRSRGYAPLPVHLAASDPEAVVLAAGAEIKNTFALARGGDAFVSAHVGDLGSLESRTAYHQATAQLLRFHRSRPGLVVADSHPGYASSAWARQFAADLGVPLLEVQHHHAHLASLAAEHGRLDEPLLGLVFDGTGYGCDATVWGGELLLLGAGGTSAERLGHLGTVRLPGGDAGVRNPVRQAALALLNAGVELRGTPVDAELTDQERTFLSGLGSAEEGWVATSSVGRLFDVVSSLLGVRHRVSYEAQAAIELEATARRWHRAHERDRGVTLEFPVRSGTGPDRLDPDPLVRALAGSLATGEPPGRLAWSFHVALADAAADLAAAHAARRGLTAVGLSGGVFGNRILLSLVRERLTAGGLEVLTHRVVPPNDGGLALGQVAIGVRSTQQPRETRS; this is encoded by the coding sequence GTCCGCGGCGTGGTGCAGGGCGTCGGGTTCCGACCGCACGTCGTGGCGCTGGCCGACCTGCTGGGCCTGTCGGGCACCTGTCGCAACGACGCCACCGGCGTCGTGATCGAGGTCGAGGGAGCAGAACCACTGGTCGCAGACTTCGTCACCCTGCTCCAGCGGCGGGCGCCGCCCCTGGCCCGGATCGTCTCGGTCGAGACCGCGGAGCTGACGCCGACCGGCCGCCCCGGTTTCGCGATCGGCAGCTCGTCGGACGGCGCGGGCGAGCGCTCGATGGTGCCGCCCGACACCGCCACCTGCGACGACTGCCGCCACGAGCTGGAGGATCCGGGCGACCGGCGCTACCGGCACCCCTTCATCACCTGCACCAACTGCGGGCCGCGCTTCACGATCACGCTCGACCTGCCCTACGACCGCCCGGTCACCACGATGGCCGGCTTCCCGCTCTGCCCCGCCTGCGCGCAGGAGTACGCCGACCCACGCGACCGCCGGTTCCACGCGCAACCGATCGCGTGTCACGACTGCGGGCCGTCCCTGCGGGTCCTGGGCAGGGACGGCGTCGAGCTGGCGAGCGGCACCGAGGGCTCCCTCCAGGCCACCGTCGCCGCTCTGCGGGACGGAGCGATCGTGGCGATCAAGGGCCTCGGGGGCTACCACCTGGCCTGCGATGCCTCGTCCGGACCGGCCACCACCGCGCTCCGGGAGCGCAAGCAGCGCCCGGACCAGCCCTTCGCCGTGATGGTCGCCGACCTGGCCGGCGCCGAGCGCCTGGTCCGGGTCGGTGGCGCCGCTGCGCTCCTGGCGTCGGCCGAACGCCCGATCGTGATCCTGCCGGCCCGGCCGGGTGCGCCGGTCGCCTCCTGCGTCGCACCCGGTCTCGACGAGCTCGGAGTGATGCTCGCCTACACCCCGGTGCACCACCTCCTCTTCGCGGCCCCGCCCGACGGCACTCCCGGCGCACCCGAGGCCCTCGTGATGACCTCGGGCAACCTCAGCGGCGAGCCCCTGTGCTTCACCGAGGCCGAGGCCCTGACCAGGCTCGGCGCGATCGCCGACCTGTTCCTGACCCACGACCGCGAGATCGCGGTGCCCTGCGAGGACTCGGTGGTGGCGTGGGTCGAGCCCGGGGACGCGATGTCAGTGCCGGTGCGCCGGTCGCGCGGCTACGCACCGCTACCGGTGCACCTGGCCGCGTCCGACCCGGAGGCTGTGGTCCTCGCAGCCGGGGCCGAGATCAAGAACACCTTCGCGCTGGCTCGCGGTGGCGACGCCTTCGTCTCGGCCCACGTCGGTGACCTGGGCAGCCTCGAGAGCCGTACGGCGTACCACCAGGCGACGGCGCAGCTCCTGCGCTTCCACCGCAGCAGACCCGGGCTCGTGGTGGCCGACTCGCATCCGGGCTACGCGTCGAGTGCCTGGGCCCGACAGTTCGCCGCCGACCTCGGCGTCCCCCTGCTGGAGGTGCAGCACCACCATGCCCACCTCGCGTCCCTCGCCGCCGAGCACGGCCGCCTGGACGAGCCCCTGCTCGGCCTGGTCTTCGACGGCACCGGCTACGGCTGCGACGCCACGGTGTGGGGCGGTGAGCTGCTGCTGCTCGGTGCCGGCGGCACCAGCGCGGAACGCCTCGGCCACCTCGGAACCGTCCGGCTGCCCGGCGGCGACGCCGGTGTGCGCAACCCGGTCCGCCAGGCCGCCCTCGCCCTGCTGAACGCGGGGGTGGAGCTCCGCGGCACACCGGTCGACGCCGAGCTCACCGACCAGGAGCGCACCTTCCTCTCCGGGCTCGGGAGCGCCGAGGAGGGCTGGGTCGCGACCAGCAGCGTCGGCCGGCTCTTCGACGTGGTTTCGTCGTTGCTCGGTGTGCGCCACCGGGTCTCCTACGAGGCCCAGGCGGCGATCGAGCTCGAGGCCACCGCCCGCCGCTGGCACCGGGCCCACGAGCGTGACCGCGGGGTGACGCTGGAGTTCCCGGTCCGCTCCGGCACCGGCCCGGACCGGCTCGACCCCGACCCGCTGGTCCGCGCCCTGGCCGGGTCACTGGCGACGGGTGAGCCACCCGGCCGACTCGCCTGGAGCTTCCACGTCGCCCTCGCCGACGCCGCAGCCGACCTGGCAGCGGCGCACGCGGCGCGCCGCGGTCTGACCGCCGTCGGACTCAGCGGCGGCGTCTTCGGCAACCGGATCCTGCTCTCCCTGGTCCGCGAGCGGCTCACCGCTGGCGGTCTCGAGGTCCTCACCCACCGCGTGGTGCCCCCCAACGACGGCGGACTGGCGCTCGGACAGGTCGCGATCGGCGTACGTTCGACCCAGCAGCCGCGAGAGACGAGGTCCTGA